GCAGTATGGATCGCCTTAAATATCATCGACTCCCCGATCGGACGGGCACTCCGTGCAGTGCACGGCTCGGAGGTAGCAGCGCGGGTGGTCGGGGTCGATACCGCTCACTATAAGCTGCTTATTTTCGTAATAGCGGCCATCTATGCGAGTGTTATGGGCAGCTTCTATGCCCACTACACCGGTTATATAACCCCGGAGCTGGCAACCTTTGAGCACTCCATAGAGCTGATCACCATGATCGTGCTCGGCGGCATGGGCTCGACCTTCGGGGTGATTATCGGCGCTGTCCTGCTAACCTTACTGCCGCAGCTGCTTGCCGACTTCCAGCAATACGAGATGATGCTCTTCGGTCTGGTGCTGATGCTGACCATGATCTTCATGCCCAAGGGTCTGCTACCGACCTTGAGCGCAGGCAGCTCTAGGCTCTGGCACAGCTATCGGCAGCGTAAGTCACAGCTAGGCGGCACGGGTGCATCGTCATCGGAGGGTGGCCCATGATGGATAGTAGTGTTCGCCTACAAGTTAAAGAGGTAAGCAAGGCCTTCGGCGGGGTTCAGGCGGTTGATGAGCTCAGCTTCAGCGTCGGGCGCGGTGAGATCTACGCCGTGATTGGTCCGAACGGTGCCGGCAAAACAACCCTGTTCAATCTTATCACCGGCATCTACCCCCTCGATAGCGGCGAGTTATTGGTCGACGGTGAGCCGGCGCACGGACTCTACCCTGAACAACTCGCCCAGCGCGGCATCTCGCGCACCTTCCAGAATATGCAGATCTGCATGAACATGAGTGCGCTGGAAAACGTCATGCTCGGCCGTCACCGCCACCTAAGCCGGGGTTTTGTAGCCACAATGCTGCATCTGCCTAAGCTGCGGCGCAGCGAGCGCGACTGCCACAAAGAGTCGCTACGCCTGCTCGAGTTCGTCGGCTGTGCCGCCTACGCCGAGGCGAGTGCCGCCGCCCTGCCCTACGGTGCCCTTAAGCGCCTAGAGATAGCCCGCGCCCTGGCCACCGAGCCGTCTATCCTCTTTCTTGATGAGCCCGCAGCCGGCCTTAACACCACCGAGACTGCCGAGATTGAGCGGCTTATCGGTGCTATCGCCGCTCAGGGGGTCAGCATAGTGCTGGTCGAGCACGATATGAAGCTGGTGATGTCGATCGCCGAGCGCATCCTCGTGCTTGATTACGGTCGCCGCTTAGCCGAGGGCACACCGCAACAAGTACGCCAGAATCCGGATGTAATCGCCGCCTATCTGGGCAGTTAAGACGACGGGGCAAAGATGAGCGCACAGCACGAGCATGATCCCGCTGAGATAGCCACGCGCACCATATATCAGGAGCATATCAACCTCTGGCGCATCATCCTGCTGCTCGACCGCTTGCAGCGGGATATTGACGAGCGGGATGAAGAGCCCGATGAGGTGCTGATCAGCAGCATCCTAGACTACTTTGAGCAGTTCTCCGAGCGGGTGCAAAGCGGCCCTAACGAGATCCTGCTATTCGAGCGGTTGCGTCAGCGCAATGCCGGCAGCTTTGCCGAGCTCGATGAGCTCGAACGGGACTACTTAACCGCCCACCAAGCCCTGCAGGGGCTGCGCCAACAGCTGCACGATTGTGTCACCAACTGGCCACAGGGGCGTGAGCAACTAAGCGCCGCCTTGGGCGATTTCACTACTCACCTGCGTGGCCACATTCAGCAGGAAGAGCAGCTGCTCATACCCCGCGCGCGCGAGCTTCTCACTCCAGCAGACTGGTCCGAGATCGCTGCAGCCAAAGATCAATACGACGATCCTCTCTTTGGTGAGCGGGTTCGCGAGGAGTTCCGCGAACTACGTCACCACATTATAAATATCGCCCCCGAGCATGTCGGCGGCCTCGGCATCCAGCATAAGACCCGCATCGAGCCGCAGACACACGAGCAGATCCTTACCGTAAGCTCATTGAGCACCTCGTATGGGCGCATCCAGGCCCTCTATGACGTCGATCTGTCTATCCGCAGCGGCGAGATAGTCGCGCTGGTAGGTGCTAACGGCGCCGGCAAGAGCACCCTGCTAATGACCCTCTCCGGTCTGCAGCCGGCGGATTCCGGGACTATAACTTATCGCCATCACGATTTGACCCGCATGCCGGCGCACCGGCGGGTTCACGAGGGAATCGTACAGATCCCCGAGGGCCGGCAGGTGTTTCGTGATCTGAGTGTCCACGATAACCTGCTCATGGGCGCTTATACCCGAGGGCGCGATGCGCAGGTGATGACGGATCTGGACAACATCTATAGCCGCTTCCCGGTACTGCGCCAAAAGCAGCATCAGCTTGCTGGCATGCTCTCCGGCGGACAACAGCAGATGCTCGCTATCGGCCGCGCCTTGATGGCCGCACCGCGCCTGCTTCTACTCGATGAGCCGAGCATGGGCCTAGCCCCGTTGGTTGTTGAAGAGATCTTTAACATCCTGCGCGATCTCAACCGCGAAGGCATAACGCTCTTTCTAGTCGAGCAGAACGCCTCGCAGGCGCTATCGATCGCCGATCGCGGCTACGTCCTCGAGGCCGGCAAGGTAGTGCTATCCGGTAGTGGTGAGCAGTTACTCGCAGATGATAAGGTGCGGGAGGCGTACTTAGGTCTTTGATATGATTCAGCTGCGCAATATAACCCTGCGCCGCGGCACCGAGGCGCTGTTAGAGCAGGTGAGCACGAGAATCTACCCGGGCCATAAAGTCGGTCTGATCGGTCCCAATGGCTCGGGCAAAAGTACCCTGCTGAGTATGCTGCGCGGCGAGCTGGCCCCCGATAGCGGGGAGTTCTACCTGCCCAGGGACTGGGAAATAGCCTCAATGGCCCAGGAAACTCCTGCTCTGCAGCGCTCAGCAGAGGATTTTATTCTCGATGGTGACCGCCGCCTGCGTGCCGCTGAGCAGGAGTTAACCGACGCACAGCAAAGCGGTGACGGTGAGCGTATAGCTCTCGCCCACAGCAACTACGAGGAGGTCGGCGGTTACAGCGCCCATGCCCGGGCCGGAGAGCTGTTGCATGGGCTCGGCTTCAATGCCGAGGATGGCCAGCGCAGTGTTGCCGAGTTTTCCGGCGGCTGGCGGGTGCGCTTGAGCTTGGCTCAGGCCCTGATGTCGCC
This Halorhodospira halochloris DNA region includes the following protein-coding sequences:
- a CDS encoding ABC transporter ATP-binding protein; the encoded protein is MMDSSVRLQVKEVSKAFGGVQAVDELSFSVGRGEIYAVIGPNGAGKTTLFNLITGIYPLDSGELLVDGEPAHGLYPEQLAQRGISRTFQNMQICMNMSALENVMLGRHRHLSRGFVATMLHLPKLRRSERDCHKESLRLLEFVGCAAYAEASAAALPYGALKRLEIARALATEPSILFLDEPAAGLNTTETAEIERLIGAIAAQGVSIVLVEHDMKLVMSIAERILVLDYGRRLAEGTPQQVRQNPDVIAAYLGS
- a CDS encoding ABC transporter ATP-binding protein — its product is MLTVSSLSTSYGRIQALYDVDLSIRSGEIVALVGANGAGKSTLLMTLSGLQPADSGTITYRHHDLTRMPAHRRVHEGIVQIPEGRQVFRDLSVHDNLLMGAYTRGRDAQVMTDLDNIYSRFPVLRQKQHQLAGMLSGGQQQMLAIGRALMAAPRLLLLDEPSMGLAPLVVEEIFNILRDLNREGITLFLVEQNASQALSIADRGYVLEAGKVVLSGSGEQLLADDKVREAYLGL